The Apis mellifera strain DH4 linkage group LG8, Amel_HAv3.1, whole genome shotgun sequence genome contains a region encoding:
- the LOC100576936 gene encoding uncharacterized protein LOC100576936: MAHSNPRHLRATMRTAYVVFLLLVGLLVVAGKAETAGKQARKTKRGILLATAGSPVALDLASRHDGGFESNGFGLTGLADGSGTGQLSGGLVGGGAIVHQAPVLVQRYPSLSGPAYYYSRQSVPVVRDVHMPHQRPAAAQPPAVRLQASSQPISVSQHVNIPQTTVPVVSQSVPVVVSAVSSSSAGTGFSSRIDSSATSGGVAVAGSSGLASSGLAATDLGSRGLIPNLGYPSSGGIAALGGVGTL, translated from the exons ATGGCACATTCGAATCCGCGCCATTTGAGAGCAACGATGAGGACCGCGTACGTT GTGTTTCTCCTTTTGGTGGGCCTTTTAGTGGTAGCCGGGAAAGCCGAGACAGCCGGGAAACAGGCGAGAAAGACGAAGCGAGGAATCCTGTTGGCCACGGCGGGATCACCGGTTGCTCTGGACTTGGCCTCGAGACACGATGGCGGTTTCGAATCGAACGGGTTCGGATTAACGGGACTGGCCGATGGATCCGGGACTGGCCAACTTTCTGGAGGATTGGTAGGCGGTGGAGCCATCGTTCACCAAGCGCCAGTCCTCGTTCAACGGTATCCCTCACTGTCAGGGCCTGCTTATTATTACTCGAGGCAGTCAGTGCCCGTGGTCAGGGATGTTCACATGCCCCATCAGAGGCCAGCAGCTGCCCAGCCACCTGCCGTTAGATTACAGGCCTCTTCTCAGCCGATCTCGGTTTCCCAACACGTCAATATTCCTCAGACGACGGTCCCCGTCGTGTCTCAATCCGTTCCCGTCGTCGTGTCCGCCGTGTCCTCCAGCTCAGCTGGAACCGGCTTCTCTTCCAGGATCGATTCCAGCGCCACCAGTGGCGGTGTCGCTGTGGCCGGGTCTTCTGGCCTGGCTTCCTCTGGCTTAGCGGCTACCGATCTCGGCTCCAGAGGCTTGATCCCCAATCTTGGATACCCTTCGTCTGGAGGGATTGCTGCTCTTGGAGGAGTTGGCACTCTTTAA